In Acidianus brierleyi, one genomic interval encodes:
- the treY gene encoding malto-oligosyltrehalose synthase yields MITYRLQLNKNFNFQQVIEILDYLKDLGITHLYLSPILQARKGSSHGYDVFDFTKINEELGGEEKFIELSKKAREKGIGIILDIVPNHMALENPYMMDVLKYGKNSTYAKFFDIDWSLNKILLPILGNPEDIKKLRIEKQDNSFYIRYYELKLPIKDDSIEKIKNKYSCADEECLNKHLQEILEDQNYELIFWKESSNKINYRRFFDVNGLIALREEDEDVFNEVHKKIFQLVKEGYIEGLRVDHIDGLYDPKQYIERLRANLGNIYLFVEKILGENERLRDWKIEGTTGYDFLKILNLLFIKNMEKMRKIYYNFTGIEFSKDLLVREKRKVIDQLFKGDIERLLRITGLSEDYRETLINFLVCINIYRTYVENYSWIDTEVIKNIEECSKDSKILNLLNNKEILQRIEQFSPAVMAKGIEDTFFYYYNPLISQNEVGGTPWLNGISCVDFHLFNIEREILWPNSMLTTSTHDTKLSEDVRARINVLSEIPDEWEKKLLEWSKFNEKFVTIGPTKNDEYRFYQVLLGTWNGYSNEYKERLINYMFKAIREEKENTFWIEPNIKYENAVKDFIEKALNNQLFMNSFLDFWKKIDFYGKMNSIIQTTLKLTLPGVPDIYQGNESFTYLMVDPDNRRQVNFVELKNKLNNIKKNRHLDDKLYVTWKILNLRKKDPEAFSGYKPLEVEGSNNICGFMRRGILVIFPRFVTEAYPFKDKLKNTFMKLDGDFIDILTDNQVKITNNINVSELFSDYPIVILYKK; encoded by the coding sequence TTGATAACTTACAGATTGCAGCTTAATAAAAACTTTAATTTCCAACAAGTCATTGAAATACTAGATTATCTAAAAGATCTAGGAATAACACATCTTTACTTATCTCCAATTTTACAAGCTAGAAAAGGCAGTAGTCATGGATACGACGTCTTCGATTTCACTAAAATAAACGAGGAATTAGGAGGAGAAGAGAAGTTTATAGAATTATCAAAAAAAGCTAGAGAAAAAGGCATAGGAATAATTCTAGACATAGTACCGAATCATATGGCATTAGAAAATCCTTACATGATGGATGTTTTAAAATATGGTAAAAATTCAACTTATGCTAAATTCTTTGATATAGATTGGAGTTTAAATAAAATATTATTACCAATATTAGGCAATCCTGAAGATATTAAAAAATTAAGAATAGAAAAACAAGATAATTCTTTTTATATAAGATACTATGAATTAAAATTGCCTATAAAAGACGATAGTATAGAAAAAATTAAGAACAAATATTCTTGCGCTGACGAAGAATGTCTAAATAAACATTTACAAGAAATATTAGAAGACCAGAATTATGAACTAATTTTTTGGAAAGAATCTTCCAATAAAATAAATTATAGGAGATTTTTCGACGTAAACGGCTTAATAGCATTAAGAGAAGAAGACGAAGATGTATTTAACGAAGTTCATAAAAAGATATTTCAATTAGTAAAAGAAGGATACATAGAAGGTTTAAGAGTAGATCATATAGATGGACTATATGATCCTAAACAATATATAGAAAGACTGAGAGCTAATTTAGGAAACATTTACCTATTTGTTGAAAAAATATTAGGAGAGAACGAAAGATTGAGAGATTGGAAAATCGAAGGAACTACGGGATATGATTTCTTAAAAATTTTAAATTTACTATTTATAAAGAATATGGAAAAAATGAGAAAAATTTATTATAATTTTACTGGAATAGAGTTTTCCAAAGATTTATTAGTAAGAGAAAAGAGAAAAGTAATAGACCAGCTCTTTAAAGGAGATATAGAAAGGTTACTGAGAATAACTGGGTTAAGTGAAGATTATAGGGAAACATTAATTAATTTTTTAGTATGTATAAATATTTACAGAACTTACGTAGAGAATTACAGTTGGATAGATACTGAAGTAATAAAAAACATAGAAGAATGCTCTAAAGACAGTAAGATACTCAATCTATTAAATAATAAGGAGATCTTGCAAAGAATAGAACAATTCTCTCCTGCAGTAATGGCTAAAGGAATAGAAGATACATTCTTTTATTATTATAATCCCCTTATTTCCCAGAACGAAGTAGGAGGTACTCCATGGCTTAATGGAATATCGTGTGTAGACTTCCATTTATTTAACATTGAAAGAGAAATTTTATGGCCTAATTCAATGCTAACTACATCAACACACGATACTAAATTAAGTGAGGACGTACGTGCAAGAATAAATGTACTTTCTGAAATACCAGATGAATGGGAGAAAAAACTTTTAGAATGGTCTAAGTTTAACGAAAAATTCGTAACTATAGGACCTACAAAGAACGATGAATATAGATTTTATCAAGTGTTATTAGGTACATGGAATGGGTATAGCAACGAATATAAAGAAAGATTAATAAACTATATGTTTAAGGCTATTAGAGAAGAAAAGGAAAACACATTCTGGATAGAGCCAAATATAAAATATGAAAATGCTGTTAAGGATTTTATTGAAAAAGCTCTCAATAATCAATTATTCATGAACTCATTTTTAGATTTTTGGAAGAAGATAGACTTCTATGGTAAAATGAATTCAATAATACAGACAACACTTAAATTGACTCTGCCAGGCGTACCAGATATTTATCAAGGAAATGAGAGTTTTACATATCTCATGGTTGATCCAGACAATAGGAGACAAGTGAATTTTGTGGAATTAAAAAATAAATTAAATAATATTAAGAAAAATAGACACCTTGATGATAAATTATATGTTACATGGAAGATTTTAAACTTAAGGAAAAAAGATCCGGAAGCGTTCTCTGGGTATAAACCACTAGAAGTAGAAGGAAGCAATAATATTTGTGGTTTTATGAGAAGAGGAATCTTAGTAATATTTCCAAGATTTGTAACTGAAGCATATCCATTCAAAGATAAATTAAAGAATACATTTATGAAACTTGATGGAGACTTTATTGATATTCTTACAGATAATCAAGTTAAAATAACCAATAATATTAACGTATCAGAATTATTTTCCGATTATCCTATTGTTATTCTATATAAAAAATAG
- the glgX gene encoding glycogen debranching protein GlgX codes for MSTVQRPTRPGEPYPIGVTITKDGANFVLFSENATSVQLLLFSHPDDKEPKEIIDVKEKTGDLWHVLVPGILSGQLYAYKVDGPFKPEEGLRFNKNKAVIDPYARALAGFIKWDDSLFAYKMGDQNQDLSFDERDSTPFIPKSVVYEDSFDWEGDRPLSLRIPWSQTIIYETHVRGMTKLRDDIDENLRGTFMGIASKQVISYLKDMGITALELMPVQQFVRDKWLLDKGLTNYWGYNPIAYFAPDCGYSSSGCLGQQVIEFKKMVKELHTAGIEVIVDVVYNHTGEGNQLGPTLSFKGIDNKSYYMLNPENPRYYMDFTGTGNTLNLRHPRVLQMVMDSLRYWVLEMHVDGFRFDLASALARELYSVNMLSTFFVTIQQDPVLSRVKLIAEPWDVGEGGYQVGNFPYQWAEWNGKYRDTIRRFWRGEPIVYSELANRLMGSPDLYMGSGRTPFASINYITSHDGFTLEDLVSYNQKHNEANLMDNKDGMDENYSWNCGFEGPSEDPNIIACRERQKRNFIITLFISQGVPMLLGGDEISRTQRGNNNAFCQDNEISWFNWNLDDRKKKFHDFVKSSIFLRKSHPIFRRRRFFQGRKLFGAPYKDITWLGPDGLEIKENNWNSPTNTIAFVLSGDVMDEINERGERVADYTFLIILNANPNTIKFKVPKIGEKWELILWSYDRDPKEEEKIVKAEQELEIEGRSAIVYRRI; via the coding sequence ATGTCTACTGTTCAGAGACCTACTAGACCAGGAGAACCTTATCCTATAGGAGTTACAATAACTAAGGATGGAGCAAATTTTGTATTATTCTCTGAGAACGCTACATCAGTTCAACTATTATTATTTTCCCATCCCGATGATAAAGAACCTAAAGAGATAATAGATGTTAAAGAAAAGACTGGAGATCTTTGGCACGTTCTGGTACCAGGTATTTTATCAGGACAATTATATGCCTATAAAGTGGATGGTCCATTTAAACCAGAAGAGGGTTTAAGGTTCAATAAAAATAAAGCAGTCATAGATCCATATGCTAGAGCTCTTGCAGGATTTATAAAATGGGATGATTCTCTTTTTGCATATAAAATGGGAGATCAAAATCAAGATCTCTCCTTTGATGAACGAGATTCTACCCCTTTTATACCTAAATCTGTTGTTTACGAAGATTCTTTTGACTGGGAAGGAGATAGACCTCTTAGTCTAAGGATACCTTGGAGTCAAACAATCATCTACGAAACACATGTAAGAGGAATGACAAAATTAAGGGATGACATAGACGAAAATCTACGTGGAACGTTTATGGGAATAGCGTCAAAACAAGTTATATCATATTTGAAAGATATGGGAATAACGGCTCTAGAACTAATGCCAGTTCAACAATTCGTAAGAGATAAATGGCTACTCGATAAAGGTCTAACTAATTATTGGGGTTATAATCCTATAGCATATTTTGCACCAGACTGTGGATATTCCAGTAGCGGTTGCTTAGGACAACAAGTTATAGAATTTAAAAAGATGGTTAAAGAACTCCATACTGCAGGCATAGAGGTTATAGTCGACGTAGTTTACAACCACACTGGAGAAGGTAATCAACTAGGTCCTACGCTAAGTTTCAAGGGCATAGATAACAAATCATACTACATGTTAAACCCAGAGAACCCAAGATACTACATGGATTTTACCGGAACAGGAAATACCCTAAATTTAAGGCATCCTAGAGTTTTGCAAATGGTTATGGATAGTCTAAGATACTGGGTATTAGAAATGCATGTAGACGGTTTCAGGTTCGATTTAGCCTCAGCTCTAGCAAGAGAACTATACAGCGTAAACATGTTATCCACCTTTTTTGTAACAATTCAACAAGATCCTGTTCTCTCAAGAGTAAAATTAATAGCAGAGCCATGGGACGTTGGAGAAGGAGGATATCAAGTAGGAAATTTTCCATATCAATGGGCAGAATGGAATGGAAAATATAGAGATACAATAAGGAGATTTTGGAGAGGAGAACCAATAGTTTATAGCGAATTAGCAAACAGACTAATGGGTTCTCCAGATCTCTACATGGGATCAGGAAGAACGCCCTTCGCCAGCATAAATTATATTACATCACATGACGGCTTCACACTAGAGGATCTAGTTAGTTATAATCAGAAGCATAATGAAGCAAATTTAATGGATAATAAAGACGGTATGGATGAAAATTATAGTTGGAATTGTGGATTTGAAGGGCCTTCTGAAGATCCTAATATAATAGCATGTAGAGAAAGGCAAAAAAGAAACTTTATTATAACATTATTCATAAGCCAAGGAGTTCCAATGTTACTAGGAGGAGACGAAATTAGTAGAACTCAAAGAGGCAATAATAATGCTTTTTGTCAAGATAACGAGATTAGCTGGTTTAACTGGAATTTAGATGATAGGAAAAAGAAATTTCATGACTTTGTTAAATCGTCTATTTTCTTAAGGAAGTCCCATCCAATATTTAGGAGAAGAAGGTTTTTCCAAGGAAGAAAACTTTTCGGAGCCCCTTATAAAGATATAACTTGGCTAGGCCCAGACGGACTAGAGATAAAAGAAAACAATTGGAATTCACCAACAAATACAATAGCATTCGTTCTATCAGGAGACGTTATGGATGAGATTAATGAAAGAGGAGAAAGAGTAGCAGACTATACATTTCTCATAATTCTAAACGCAAATCCAAATACCATAAAATTTAAAGTGCCTAAAATAGGAGAAAAATGGGAACTAATTCTTTGGTCTTATGATAGAGATCCAAAAGAAGAAGAGAAGATAGTTAAAGCAGAACAGGAATTAGAGATTGAGGGTAGATCTGCAATAGTTTATAGGAGGATATAA